Proteins co-encoded in one Nicotiana sylvestris chromosome 7, ASM39365v2, whole genome shotgun sequence genomic window:
- the LOC104224437 gene encoding uncharacterized protein isoform X2 → MPGTIQVSVLDFKNISSSAQSSSICLWVSMGKRAYQTWDKGDFSFPLTTFRENLVVRLQDAEGNEISRAEVQTLSIVEKGYWDDFFQLEGGDYVHMKLQFILSEDERNRIRNVRESALKKKQYIVPATNVEYKGTTIPVGDTFASSLPIRRKFSDRSEATSSSPVKEMVQIQYSEPDRPSAKKLQTPLIRDYISVKPVNEQDAQSMLKKDVAAKKESLPQKTIVDPSNKSQDQSAQSMLKIDVAAKKESISQTKIVDPSNKPQDQSVQSMLKIDVAAKKESISQTKIVDPSNKPQDQSAQSMLKIDVAAKKESISQTKIVDPSNKPQDQSAQSMLKMDVAEKKESVSPKKIVDASNKPEDQGVLEKTPSSVRNMISAFEIGLAQKGRRSLTRNRASKSQPNLVGIGGSVKDLDPEDTARPNKMSSLRVERPLNTGNLPEPQSNIGKRGEISFPEQDIVGKGQPVFHEKLKQSSVYIVAFNEAGSSQQETLRSAEKEFNTGATSPVDLMRGESSSLEQDIVGTAQSVFHEQLKESSVHIVPFNEAGSSQQDTLRSAKKEPNAVATSPMDLMRLSNLETATSSQRINVAHSDMLKANNLAAGQDCSNDPSVAEQRNTEIRSEALLEVHIERVPNEKPKLIAYCENEHYDSENSGVWIFPDNKNRVCITTAGESAVHLLEDCHIGVDDHQRNKKPPKQEITRKRGFFHRSDSTIKKGEEKPQKPRKSQSESSGQNGPSGPIRQVIKIAVIVGFGILVLLTRQKETRRNDRKSKEFYFASPDFIDQLASSEEKWSLLTAEGN, encoded by the exons ATGCCAGGAACAATCCAAGTTTCAG TGTTGGATTTCAAGAATATATCATCTTCAGCACAGTCTTCCTCAATTTGCTTATGGG TTTCCATGGGGAAGAGAGCATACCAAACGTGGGACAAAGGAGACTTCTCCTT CCCATTAACAACATTTCGCGAAAATTTGGTTGTTAGACTTCAGGATGCTGAGGGAAATGAGATATCACGTGCAG AAGTTCAGACCTTATCCATAGTTGAGAAGGGTTATTGGGACGATTTTTTCCAACTTGAAGGAGGTGATTATGTACATATGAAGTTGCAATTCATTCTCAGTGAAGATGAACGCAACCGAATTCGTAATGTG AGAGAATCTGCTCTGAAGAAGAAACAATACATAGTTCCTGcaacaaatgttgaatataaagGAACAACTATTCCTGTGGGAGATACATTTGCATCATCTCTGCCCATCAGAAGGAAGTTTTCAG ATAGAAGTGAAGCAACCTCATCTTCACCTGTGAAAGAAATGGTTCAAATACAATATTCTGAGCCTGACAGACCATCAGCTAAGAAGCTTCAAACTCCGCTAATACGTGATTATATTTCTGTAAAACCTGTTAATGAGCAAGATGCTcagtctatgttgaagaaggatgtagCTGCAAAGAAAGAGTCTCTGCCTCAAAAGACGATTGTTGATCCATCTAATAAGTCTCAGGATCAAAGTGCTCAGTCTATGTTGAAGATAGATGTTGCTGCAAAGAAAGAGTCCATATCCCAAACGAAGATTGTTGATCCATCTAATAAACCTCAGGATCAAAGTGTTCAGTCTATGTTGAAGATAGATGTTGCTGCAAAGAAAGAGTCCATATCCCAAACGAAGATTGTTGATCCATCTAATAAACCTCAGGATCAAAGTGCTCAGTCTATGTTGAAGATAGATGTTGCTGCAAAGAAAGAGTCCATATCCCAAACGAAGATTGTTGATCCATCTAATAAACCTCAGGATCAAAGTGCTCAGTCTATGCTGAAGATGGATGTTGCTGAAAAGAAAGAGTCTGTGTCCCCAAAAAAGATTGTTGATGCCTCTAATAAACCTGAGGATCAAGGTGTATTGGAGAAAACTCCTAGCAGTGTCAGGAATATGATAAGTGCGTTTGAAATCGGCCTTGCTCAG AAGGGGAGAAGATCGCTTACAAGGAATCGAGCATCAAAATCCCAACCAAATTTAGTTGGAATAGGAGGCTCTGTAAAAGATTTGGATCCAGAGGACACTGCAAGGCCTAATAAGATGAGTTCACTAAGAGTAGAAAGACCTCTTAATACTGGGAACTTGCCAGAACCTCAAAGTAATATTGGCAAAAGAGGGGAAATTAGTTTTCCGGAGCAAGATATTGTTGGTAAAGGACAGCCCGTGTTCCATGAAAAGTTGAAGCAGTCAAGTGTGTACATTGTCGCATTTAATGAAGCAGGCTCAAGTCAGCAGGAAACTTTAAGATCTGCTGAAAAGGAGTTTAATACTGGAGCTACTTCACCTGTAGATTTGATGAGAGGAGAAAGTAGTTCACTTGAGCAAGATATTGTTGGTACAGCACAGTCCGTGTTCCATGAGCAGTTGAAAGAGTCAAGTGTCCACATTGTCCCATTTAACGAAGCAGGCTCAAGTCAGCAGGATACCTTAAGATCTGCTAAAAAGGAGCCAAATGCTGTAGCTACTTCACCTATGGATTTGATGAGATTATCCAACCTGGAAACAGCTACTAGCTCCCAAAGAATTAATGTGGCTCATTCAGATATGCTGAAAGCTAATAATTTAGCTGCTGGCCAAGATTGTTCCAATGATCCTTCAGTTGCAGAACAACGAAACACAGAAATTAGATCAGAGGCTTTACTAGAAGTTCATATTGAAAGGGTTCCAAATGAGAAACCAAAATTAATAGCGTATTGCGAAAATGAGCATTATGACTCTGAAAATTCTGGTGTATGGATATTTCCGGATAACAAAAATCGTGTCTGTATAACAACTGCAGGCGAAAGCGCAGTGCATTTATTGGAAGATTGCCACATTGGAGTAGATGATCATCAAAGGAATAAGAAACCACCTAAGCAAGAAATTACACGGAAG CGTGGTTTTTTCCATAGAAGTGACTCCACGATAAAGAAAGGAGAAGAGAAGCCACAAAAGCCAAGAAAATCTCAGTCTGAGAGCTCTGGACAAAATGGCCCTTCTGGACCCATTAGACAG GTGATAAAAATTGCAGTTATTGTAGGGTTTGGAATATTAGTTCTCCTCACCAGACAAAAAGAAACCAG GAGAAATGACAGAAAATCGAAGGAGTTTTATTTTGCTAGTCCAGATTTCATCGATCAGTTGGCATCTTCAGAAGAAAAATGGAGTCTATTAACCGCAGAAGGAAATTGA
- the LOC104224437 gene encoding uncharacterized protein isoform X1 → MPGTIQVSVLDFKNISSSAQSSSICLWVSMGKRAYQTWDKGDFSFPLTTFRENLVVRLQDAEGNEISRAEVQTLSIVEKGYWDDFFQLEGGDYVHMKLQFILSEDERNRIRNVRESALKKKQYIVPATNVEYKGTTIPVGDTFASSLPIRRKFSDRSEATSSSPVKEMVQIQYSEPDRPSAKKLQTPLIRDYISVKPVNEQDAQSMLKKDVAAKKESLPQKTIVDPSNKSQDQSAQSMLKIDVAAKKESISQTKIVDPSNKPQDQSVQSMLKIDVAAKKESISQTKIVDPSNKPQDQSAQSMLKIDVAAKKESISQTKIVDPSNKPQDQSAQSMLKMDVAEKKESVSPKKIVDASNKPEDQGVLEKTPSSVRNMISAFEIGLAQKKGRRSLTRNRASKSQPNLVGIGGSVKDLDPEDTARPNKMSSLRVERPLNTGNLPEPQSNIGKRGEISFPEQDIVGKGQPVFHEKLKQSSVYIVAFNEAGSSQQETLRSAEKEFNTGATSPVDLMRGESSSLEQDIVGTAQSVFHEQLKESSVHIVPFNEAGSSQQDTLRSAKKEPNAVATSPMDLMRLSNLETATSSQRINVAHSDMLKANNLAAGQDCSNDPSVAEQRNTEIRSEALLEVHIERVPNEKPKLIAYCENEHYDSENSGVWIFPDNKNRVCITTAGESAVHLLEDCHIGVDDHQRNKKPPKQEITRKRGFFHRSDSTIKKGEEKPQKPRKSQSESSGQNGPSGPIRQVIKIAVIVGFGILVLLTRQKETRRNDRKSKEFYFASPDFIDQLASSEEKWSLLTAEGN, encoded by the exons ATGCCAGGAACAATCCAAGTTTCAG TGTTGGATTTCAAGAATATATCATCTTCAGCACAGTCTTCCTCAATTTGCTTATGGG TTTCCATGGGGAAGAGAGCATACCAAACGTGGGACAAAGGAGACTTCTCCTT CCCATTAACAACATTTCGCGAAAATTTGGTTGTTAGACTTCAGGATGCTGAGGGAAATGAGATATCACGTGCAG AAGTTCAGACCTTATCCATAGTTGAGAAGGGTTATTGGGACGATTTTTTCCAACTTGAAGGAGGTGATTATGTACATATGAAGTTGCAATTCATTCTCAGTGAAGATGAACGCAACCGAATTCGTAATGTG AGAGAATCTGCTCTGAAGAAGAAACAATACATAGTTCCTGcaacaaatgttgaatataaagGAACAACTATTCCTGTGGGAGATACATTTGCATCATCTCTGCCCATCAGAAGGAAGTTTTCAG ATAGAAGTGAAGCAACCTCATCTTCACCTGTGAAAGAAATGGTTCAAATACAATATTCTGAGCCTGACAGACCATCAGCTAAGAAGCTTCAAACTCCGCTAATACGTGATTATATTTCTGTAAAACCTGTTAATGAGCAAGATGCTcagtctatgttgaagaaggatgtagCTGCAAAGAAAGAGTCTCTGCCTCAAAAGACGATTGTTGATCCATCTAATAAGTCTCAGGATCAAAGTGCTCAGTCTATGTTGAAGATAGATGTTGCTGCAAAGAAAGAGTCCATATCCCAAACGAAGATTGTTGATCCATCTAATAAACCTCAGGATCAAAGTGTTCAGTCTATGTTGAAGATAGATGTTGCTGCAAAGAAAGAGTCCATATCCCAAACGAAGATTGTTGATCCATCTAATAAACCTCAGGATCAAAGTGCTCAGTCTATGTTGAAGATAGATGTTGCTGCAAAGAAAGAGTCCATATCCCAAACGAAGATTGTTGATCCATCTAATAAACCTCAGGATCAAAGTGCTCAGTCTATGCTGAAGATGGATGTTGCTGAAAAGAAAGAGTCTGTGTCCCCAAAAAAGATTGTTGATGCCTCTAATAAACCTGAGGATCAAGGTGTATTGGAGAAAACTCCTAGCAGTGTCAGGAATATGATAAGTGCGTTTGAAATCGGCCTTGCTCAG AAGAAGGGGAGAAGATCGCTTACAAGGAATCGAGCATCAAAATCCCAACCAAATTTAGTTGGAATAGGAGGCTCTGTAAAAGATTTGGATCCAGAGGACACTGCAAGGCCTAATAAGATGAGTTCACTAAGAGTAGAAAGACCTCTTAATACTGGGAACTTGCCAGAACCTCAAAGTAATATTGGCAAAAGAGGGGAAATTAGTTTTCCGGAGCAAGATATTGTTGGTAAAGGACAGCCCGTGTTCCATGAAAAGTTGAAGCAGTCAAGTGTGTACATTGTCGCATTTAATGAAGCAGGCTCAAGTCAGCAGGAAACTTTAAGATCTGCTGAAAAGGAGTTTAATACTGGAGCTACTTCACCTGTAGATTTGATGAGAGGAGAAAGTAGTTCACTTGAGCAAGATATTGTTGGTACAGCACAGTCCGTGTTCCATGAGCAGTTGAAAGAGTCAAGTGTCCACATTGTCCCATTTAACGAAGCAGGCTCAAGTCAGCAGGATACCTTAAGATCTGCTAAAAAGGAGCCAAATGCTGTAGCTACTTCACCTATGGATTTGATGAGATTATCCAACCTGGAAACAGCTACTAGCTCCCAAAGAATTAATGTGGCTCATTCAGATATGCTGAAAGCTAATAATTTAGCTGCTGGCCAAGATTGTTCCAATGATCCTTCAGTTGCAGAACAACGAAACACAGAAATTAGATCAGAGGCTTTACTAGAAGTTCATATTGAAAGGGTTCCAAATGAGAAACCAAAATTAATAGCGTATTGCGAAAATGAGCATTATGACTCTGAAAATTCTGGTGTATGGATATTTCCGGATAACAAAAATCGTGTCTGTATAACAACTGCAGGCGAAAGCGCAGTGCATTTATTGGAAGATTGCCACATTGGAGTAGATGATCATCAAAGGAATAAGAAACCACCTAAGCAAGAAATTACACGGAAG CGTGGTTTTTTCCATAGAAGTGACTCCACGATAAAGAAAGGAGAAGAGAAGCCACAAAAGCCAAGAAAATCTCAGTCTGAGAGCTCTGGACAAAATGGCCCTTCTGGACCCATTAGACAG GTGATAAAAATTGCAGTTATTGTAGGGTTTGGAATATTAGTTCTCCTCACCAGACAAAAAGAAACCAG GAGAAATGACAGAAAATCGAAGGAGTTTTATTTTGCTAGTCCAGATTTCATCGATCAGTTGGCATCTTCAGAAGAAAAATGGAGTCTATTAACCGCAGAAGGAAATTGA
- the LOC104224437 gene encoding uncharacterized protein isoform X3 yields the protein MLNIKEQLFLWEIHLHHLCPSEGSFQNATDRSEATSSSPVKEMVQIQYSEPDRPSAKKLQTPLIRDYISVKPVNEQDAQSMLKKDVAAKKESLPQKTIVDPSNKSQDQSAQSMLKIDVAAKKESISQTKIVDPSNKPQDQSVQSMLKIDVAAKKESISQTKIVDPSNKPQDQSAQSMLKIDVAAKKESISQTKIVDPSNKPQDQSAQSMLKMDVAEKKESVSPKKIVDASNKPEDQGVLEKTPSSVRNMISAFEIGLAQKKGRRSLTRNRASKSQPNLVGIGGSVKDLDPEDTARPNKMSSLRVERPLNTGNLPEPQSNIGKRGEISFPEQDIVGKGQPVFHEKLKQSSVYIVAFNEAGSSQQETLRSAEKEFNTGATSPVDLMRGESSSLEQDIVGTAQSVFHEQLKESSVHIVPFNEAGSSQQDTLRSAKKEPNAVATSPMDLMRLSNLETATSSQRINVAHSDMLKANNLAAGQDCSNDPSVAEQRNTEIRSEALLEVHIERVPNEKPKLIAYCENEHYDSENSGVWIFPDNKNRVCITTAGESAVHLLEDCHIGVDDHQRNKKPPKQEITRKRGFFHRSDSTIKKGEEKPQKPRKSQSESSGQNGPSGPIRQVIKIAVIVGFGILVLLTRQKETRRNDRKSKEFYFASPDFIDQLASSEEKWSLLTAEGN from the exons atgttgaatataaagGAACAACTATTCCTGTGGGAGATACATTTGCATCATCTCTGCCCATCAGAAGGAAGTTTTCAG AATGCCACAGATAGAAGTGAAGCAACCTCATCTTCACCTGTGAAAGAAATGGTTCAAATACAATATTCTGAGCCTGACAGACCATCAGCTAAGAAGCTTCAAACTCCGCTAATACGTGATTATATTTCTGTAAAACCTGTTAATGAGCAAGATGCTcagtctatgttgaagaaggatgtagCTGCAAAGAAAGAGTCTCTGCCTCAAAAGACGATTGTTGATCCATCTAATAAGTCTCAGGATCAAAGTGCTCAGTCTATGTTGAAGATAGATGTTGCTGCAAAGAAAGAGTCCATATCCCAAACGAAGATTGTTGATCCATCTAATAAACCTCAGGATCAAAGTGTTCAGTCTATGTTGAAGATAGATGTTGCTGCAAAGAAAGAGTCCATATCCCAAACGAAGATTGTTGATCCATCTAATAAACCTCAGGATCAAAGTGCTCAGTCTATGTTGAAGATAGATGTTGCTGCAAAGAAAGAGTCCATATCCCAAACGAAGATTGTTGATCCATCTAATAAACCTCAGGATCAAAGTGCTCAGTCTATGCTGAAGATGGATGTTGCTGAAAAGAAAGAGTCTGTGTCCCCAAAAAAGATTGTTGATGCCTCTAATAAACCTGAGGATCAAGGTGTATTGGAGAAAACTCCTAGCAGTGTCAGGAATATGATAAGTGCGTTTGAAATCGGCCTTGCTCAG AAGAAGGGGAGAAGATCGCTTACAAGGAATCGAGCATCAAAATCCCAACCAAATTTAGTTGGAATAGGAGGCTCTGTAAAAGATTTGGATCCAGAGGACACTGCAAGGCCTAATAAGATGAGTTCACTAAGAGTAGAAAGACCTCTTAATACTGGGAACTTGCCAGAACCTCAAAGTAATATTGGCAAAAGAGGGGAAATTAGTTTTCCGGAGCAAGATATTGTTGGTAAAGGACAGCCCGTGTTCCATGAAAAGTTGAAGCAGTCAAGTGTGTACATTGTCGCATTTAATGAAGCAGGCTCAAGTCAGCAGGAAACTTTAAGATCTGCTGAAAAGGAGTTTAATACTGGAGCTACTTCACCTGTAGATTTGATGAGAGGAGAAAGTAGTTCACTTGAGCAAGATATTGTTGGTACAGCACAGTCCGTGTTCCATGAGCAGTTGAAAGAGTCAAGTGTCCACATTGTCCCATTTAACGAAGCAGGCTCAAGTCAGCAGGATACCTTAAGATCTGCTAAAAAGGAGCCAAATGCTGTAGCTACTTCACCTATGGATTTGATGAGATTATCCAACCTGGAAACAGCTACTAGCTCCCAAAGAATTAATGTGGCTCATTCAGATATGCTGAAAGCTAATAATTTAGCTGCTGGCCAAGATTGTTCCAATGATCCTTCAGTTGCAGAACAACGAAACACAGAAATTAGATCAGAGGCTTTACTAGAAGTTCATATTGAAAGGGTTCCAAATGAGAAACCAAAATTAATAGCGTATTGCGAAAATGAGCATTATGACTCTGAAAATTCTGGTGTATGGATATTTCCGGATAACAAAAATCGTGTCTGTATAACAACTGCAGGCGAAAGCGCAGTGCATTTATTGGAAGATTGCCACATTGGAGTAGATGATCATCAAAGGAATAAGAAACCACCTAAGCAAGAAATTACACGGAAG CGTGGTTTTTTCCATAGAAGTGACTCCACGATAAAGAAAGGAGAAGAGAAGCCACAAAAGCCAAGAAAATCTCAGTCTGAGAGCTCTGGACAAAATGGCCCTTCTGGACCCATTAGACAG GTGATAAAAATTGCAGTTATTGTAGGGTTTGGAATATTAGTTCTCCTCACCAGACAAAAAGAAACCAG GAGAAATGACAGAAAATCGAAGGAGTTTTATTTTGCTAGTCCAGATTTCATCGATCAGTTGGCATCTTCAGAAGAAAAATGGAGTCTATTAACCGCAGAAGGAAATTGA